tatttttttatttgaaaacaaattgAATATGTTGGTTTAAAGCTACAATGTGTAACTTTTTGGGRGACCCCACCAAATTCACAWAGAAATATTAGCTAAAGATCTTTCATTCTTGTCAAATGCAAGTCGAAAAAGWggtatatctgttctatgtgtggtaTTTCTTTGCTTCCTGTTCTGAAGTTTAGTTTTTgtttcttttactttcggtttagtacaccagtttcaaacatctgaaaatacaatatttttggttatggaaaatatatttaacagtggttttgatggtacaatgattctctacaccaggggtactcaactactaTATGAGAAGGTCCAGTGACACAAATTTCCTCggtggcaaaggtccggatggatatcGGGCGCTGTGGTACAGCGTAGTAACAAACATATTCGTCTACGACTTAGGAAACATgttgttaaataaaatgtacattaaatgaGACTAAGAACATTAATTAATTGCAACTTCTTTCGAACATTACTGAAGAACGAATTTGGTTGCATGGCAAAAAGTGCACTGTGAACTATTAGACATGGGCCTTGAATTaactttaaaaatataaaatacagtgcATGTTTTCTGGAGAACGAAGAGAGTGAACAAAAAAATAATCGTCTGAACGAAGGAGAGTTGAACAAAAAGAATTCATCTGAACGAAGAGGAGTTGAACAAAAATAATCGTCTGAACGAAGGAAGATTGAACAAAAAGAATCGTCTGAACGAAGGAGAGTTGAACAAAAAAATAATCATCTGAACGAAGGAGAGTTgaacaaaataatctgaatgCACAGAACGTCACTGTGGGCCGTGCAATATTCATGATACGTCACTCTGGGCCTTGCCGTTGCATCAATGAGAGAAATTacactttctctcctccttccaaagCTTTGAACTTTGGCACAAATGATGTGAGAGAGACTCTGAGACACTGGTGCAGGTGCTCATTGGTGAGCCTGGTGCGCCATCTGTTTATAATAAATTTCATTGTGGAGAAGGCTGATTTCACAGCTGTATGTGGAGCCAACATGGTCAGGATGTATAGTGACAGTTTCTGAGAACAGGGACATCAGCTGCAGGCACCATCTTTCCCCAGAAAGTGACCGGGTCACAATCACCAGCCTGCTCCTTCAAAAAGACACTGTTTCTTGCAGCGCTAATCAACTCCATCTGCAGATTGAGACAGTGGACAATTGCTAATAAGCCAGTACCTTGGTTCTAACTATAGGATTGCATAAGCCAGTACCTTGGTTCTAAACCTAGGTACTGCTAATAAGCGTGTACCTTGGTTCTAACCCTAGGTATTGCTAATAAGCCCAGTACCTTGGTTCTAACCCTAGGTACTGCTGTAATAAGCCAGTACCTTGGTTCTAACCCTAGGTACTGCTATTAAGCGTGTACCTTGGTTCTAACCCTAGGTATTGCTAATAAGCCAGTACCTTGGTTCTAAACCTAGGTACTGCTGCTAATAAGCCAGTACCTGGTTCTAACCCTAGGTACTGCTAATAAGCGTGTACCTTGGTTCTAACCCTAGGTACTGCTAATAAGCAGTACCTTGGTTCTAACCCTAGGTATTGCTAATAAGCCAGTACTTGTTCTAACTATAGGTATTGCTAATAAGCCAGTACTTGGTTCTAAACCTAGGTACTGCTAATAAAGCGTGTACCTTGGTTCTAACCCTAGGTATTGCTAATAAGCCAGTACCTTGGCTTCTAACCCTAGGTACTCTGCGCTAATAAGCCAGTACCTTGGTTCTAACCCTAGGTACTGCTAATAAGCGTGTACCTTGGTTCTAACCCTAGGTACTGCTAATAAGCCAGTACCTTGGTTCTAAACCCTAGGTATTGCTAATAAGCAAGTACTTGGTTCTAACCCTAGGTATTGCTAATAAGCGTGTACCTTGGTGTCTAACCCTAGGTATTGCTAATAAGCGAGTACCTTGGTTCTAACCTAGGTATTGCTAATAAGCCAGTACCTTGGTCTAAACCTCGGTATGCTAATAAGCCAGTACCTTGGTTCTAACCCTAGGTATTGCTAATAAGCCAGTACCTTGGTTTAACCCTAGGTATTGCTAATAAGCGTGTACTTGGTTCTAACCCTAGGTATTTGCTAATAAGCGTGTACCTTGGTTCTAACCCTAGGTATTGTCTATAAGCGTGTACCGtggttctacatttacatttaagtcatttagcagacgctcttatccagagcgacttacaaattggtgcatcaccttatgaatccagtggagcaaccactttacaatagtgcatctaactcttttaaggggagggtggggtttaggaggattactttatcctaggtatttccTTAAagaaggtggggtttcaggtgtctccgaaggtggtgattgactccgctgacctggccgtcgtgagggagttttgttccaccatgTGGGGTGccaagagcagcgaacagttttgactgggctgagcgggaactgtacttcctcagagtagaggaggcgagcaggcagaggtggatgaacgcagtgcccttgtttgggtgtagggcctgatcagagcctgaaggtacggaggtgccgttcccctcacagctccgtaggcaagcaccatggtcttgtagcggatgcgagcttcaactggaagccagtggagagagcggagacggGGGCTTGACGTGAGAGAACTTAGAAAGGTTGACACCAGACGGGCGGCggcttctggatgagttgtaggggttaatggcacaggcaggagcccagccaacagcgagttgcaataatccagacgggagatgacaagtgcctggattaggacctgtgccgcttcctgtgtgaggcagggtcgtactctgcgaatgttgtagagcatgaacctacaggaacgggtcaccgccttgatgtgagttgagaacgacagggtgttgtccaggatcacgccaaggttcttagcgctctgggaggaggacacaatggagttgtcaaccgtgatggcgagatcatggaacgggcagtccttccccggggagaagagcagctccgtcttgccgaggtcagcttgaggtggtatccgtcatccacactgatatgtctgccgacatgcagagatgcgattcgccacctggttatcagaggggggaaggagaagattaatgtgtgtcgtctgcatagcaatgataggagaggccagtgaggatatgacagagccaagtgacttgtgtatagcgagaataggagagggcctagaacagagccctgggggacaccagtggtgagagcacgtggtgcggagacagattctcgccacgccacctggtaggagcgacctgtcaggtaggacggcAATCCAAgcgggccgcgccggagatgcccagctcggagaggtggagaggaggatctgatggttcacagtacaaaggcagccgataggtctagaaggatgagagcagaggagagagagttactttagcagtgcggagcgcctccgtgacacagagaagagcagtctcagttgaatgactagtcttgaaacctgactgatttggatcaagaaggtcattctgagagagaagcaggagagctggccaagacggcacgttcaagagttttggagagaaaagaaagaaggatactggtctgtagttgttgacatcggaggatcgagtgtaggttttttcagaaggggggcaactctcgctctcttgaagcggaaggacgtagccagcggtcaaggatgaggttgatgagcgaggtgaggtaagagagaaggtctccggaaatggtctggagaagagaggagggatagggtcaagcggcaggttgttgggcggccggcgtcacaagacgcgagatttcatctggaagaggaggggaaaagaggtcaaagcacagggtaggcagtgtgagcagaaccagcggtgtcgtttgacttagcaaacgaggatcggatgtcgtcgaccttcttttcaaaatggttgacgaagtcatctgcagagagggaggagggggaggagggggaggattcagaggaggagaaggtggcaaagagcttcctagggttagaggcagatgcttggaatttagagtggtagaaagtggctttagcagcagagacagaagaggagagtagaggagggagtgaaaaggatgccaggtccgcagggaggcgagtttcctccatttccgctcggctgcccggagccctgttctgtgagctcgcagtgagtcgtcgagccacggagcaggaggggggaccgagccggcctggagggataggggacatagagagtcaaggatgcagaaaggagagaggagggttgaggaggcagaatcaggagataggctGGAGAgggttgagcagagggaagagatgataggatggaagagagagagtagcggggagagagagcgaaaggttGGGACGcgccgataccatccgagtagggcagtgtggaagtgttaatgagagcgagagggaaaggatacaaggtagtggtcggagacttggagggagttgcagtgagattagtggaagaacagcatctagtaaagatgaggtcaagctattgcctgcctgtgtgagtaggggggaagtgtgagaggtgaggtcaaaagaggagaggagggaaagaaggaggcagagaggaatgagtcaaaggtagacgtggggaggttaaagtcacccaggacTGTGagagtgagccatcctcaggaaaggagcttatcagggcgtcaagctcattgatgaactctccaagggaacctggaggcggaatgataaggatgttaagcttgaaagggctggtaacgtgacagcatggaattcaaaggaggcgatagacagatgggtcaggggagaaagaagagaatgtccacttgggagagatgaggcaaTTCCAGTGCCacgccccgctgaccagaaagctctcggggtgtgcgagaacacgtgggcagacgaggcgagagcagtagggGTAGCcatgttgtcagtggtaatccatgtttcgtcagtgccaagaagtcgagggactggagggacgcataggctgagacgaactctgccttgttggccgcagatcggcagtccAGAGGCTGGCGGACCTGgaatccacgtgggtcgtgcgcgctggaaccaccaggttagaatggcggcggccacgcggtgtgaagcgttggatggtctgtgcagagagagagagaagagggatagacagacacatagttgacagctaCAGAGGAGGCTACGCTAATGTTAAGGAATAAGAATGACAAGTGACTACACTGTGTTCAGGAAGTTAagttacgttgcaaaaataaaataaaatcttattgataaatgatatagtactgctggcggtgagtaggctggctagcagtggctgcgtttgTGACTTTGTTtaacgtgtagctggctaggtaactcgacaatttctcaaaaactacacaattatatTGGATACAAGACAGCAAGacaaactatgtagctagctaacactacgctaatcaagtcgttccgttgtaatgtaagttgtgtggagtttctacagtgctgctattcgtagaagttggctaactagcagtgttagctagcagtgttgactaggtaggagacggcagcgcagggCGGTGGACGAAAATAGCGGGTAGTTAACCAAATAATTACtcaaaccaactctaagctacacaatattcttagatacaaagatagcaaagacaactatgtagccagctaacactacactaatcaagtcgttccgttgtaatgttaatcgtttctccagtgctgctatgctgctgtgctgctactcggtggctagctggctagctagctagctagcagtggttGACTGcgttgttacgttcggacgaaaatagctggctagcgaacctcaataacccaTAAATactcaattatctttgatacaaagacggataTGTAGCTCGTTAAGATCAAACAATCAaacgttgtactgtaatgaaaatgaatgaaaatgaatgaaaatggtaaaaactacctgtggagcgacgcggaattgcgactgcacgcgACTGCACGCTCCAAAACAAGGTATTGCTAATAAGCCAGTACCTTGGTTTAACCCTAGGTTTGCTAATAACCAGTACCTTGGTTCTAACCCTAGGTATTGCTAATAAGCCAGTACCTGGTTCTAACCCTAGCGTACTGCTAATAAGCGAGTACCTTGGTTCTAACCCTAGGTACTGCTAATAAGCCGAGTACCTTGGTTCTAACCCTAGGTACTGCTAATAAGCGTGTACCTTGGTTCTAACCCTAGGTATGCTAATAAGCCAGTACCTTGGTTCTAACCCTCGGTACTGTAATAAGCGTGTACCTTGGTTCTAAACCCTAGGTTTGCTAATAAGCCAGTACCTTGGTTTCTAACCCTAGGTATTGCTAATAAGCCAGTACCTTGGGTTCTAACCCTAGGTATTGCTAATAAGCCAGTACCTTGGTTCTAACCCTAGGTATTGCTAATAAGCCAGTACCTTGGTTCTACCCTAGGTATTGCTAATAAGTCATCTTATTTCTGACCACTTTAGAACTCCAACCAGAATATGACCAGTTTTATGACtcccaataataataatgatgtaaTGCTGTGCTCAAGCATCTCACCACAGCAGTGGATGCAAATCAATCCATATATacagactatatatatatataattaattagTGGCCGTCCTCCATTACCGCGTCTGTCTGGAGCATACATTGGCACCAGTCCGAGGTCCTTTTCCTGTAACTGTGGTCTGTCTGGAGCATACTTTGGCACCAGTCCGAGGTCCCCTTTTCCCGTAACTATGGTCTGTCTGGAGCATACTTTAGTCCGAGGTCCCTTTCCCATAACTGTGGTCTGTCCGGTGCATACTTTAGTCCGAGTCCCTTTTCCTGTAACTGTGGTCTGTCCGGTGCATACTTTAGTCCGATGGTCCCTTTTCCTGTAACTGTGGTCGCAGACTGGTTGAGAAATTATTACAATAAAAGGGGAAAGCAGCACAATTTTACAATATGTTGACTAAAGAACTTTGTTAACTATTTGAATTGGAATAAATGCTGCACTTAGTAACAAATGACCAACACAATTCCAGTCAAAATATTAAGATTGTCTGTAGCCTCTACCatgactatatccaacccaactccaaATGTTGCCTGTCATTACAGCCATAGTAAGACAGGCTACGAAACAAACTGCATGTTACACCTGCCTTTGGAGCGAACTTCATTCATGTTAGCAGCCAATAACAACTAGGGATATATGTCACATCTCTGGGGTCCAGAGCAGAAACAACTAGGATATATCATGGCAcatctctggagtccagagcagAATCAACTAGGGATATCATGTCAcatctctggagtccagagcagaatcaactagggatatatcatgtcgcatctctggagtccagagcagAATCAATTAGGGATATATCCTGTCACATCTCTGGATCCAGAGCAGAATCAACTGGGATATCATGTCAcatctctggagtccagagcagAATCAACTAGGATATATCATGTCAcatctctggagtccagagcagAATCAACTAGGGATATATCATGTCACATCCTGGAGTCCAGAGCAGAATCAACTAGGGATATATTCATGTCAcatctctggagtccagagcagAATCAACTAGGGATATCATGTCAcatctctggagtccagagcagAATCAACTAGGATATATCATGTCGCATCTCTGGAGTCCAGAAAGCAGAATCAACTAGGGATATATCATGTCcatctctggagtccagagcagAATCAACTAGGGATATATCTGTCACATCTCTGGAGTGCAGAGCAGAATCAACCAGGGATATATCATGTCACATCTCTGGAGTCCAGACAGAATCAACTAGGGATATATCATGTCACATCTCTGGAGTCCAGACCAGAATCAACTAGGGATATATCATGTCACATCTCTGGAGTCCAGACCAGAATCAACTAGGGATATATCATGTCACATCTCTGGAGTCAGAGCAGAATCAACCAGGATATATCATGTCACATCTCTGGAGTCCAGACAGAATCAACTAGGGATATATCATGTCAcatctctggagtccagagcagAATCAACAGGGATATATCATGTCACATTCTGGAGTCCAGAGCAGAATCAACCAGGGATATATCATGTCACATCTCTGGAGTCCAGACCAGAATCAACTAGGGATATATCATGTCAcatctctggagtccagagcCAGATCATGATGGCCTTACTTGTAGCAGAGGTTGCAGGATCAGTTGGAAGGATGTTCTGTCTGCACCGCCGCCATCACGTTGGAGGACAACCTGCCTGCAGAGCGCTCGTTGTCAGCCGGGGAAGCCCTTTTCTTCCTCACAAAATAAGaatttgaaaataagaatttgttcttaactgacttgcctagttaaataatggtaaaataagtttatatattcttattccattcctttacttagatttgggtGTATTGGGTAGTTGttatggaattgttagatattacttgttagatattgctgcactgtcgggacTAGTtgcacaagcattttcgctacactcgcaataacatctgataaacatatgtatgtggccaataaaattagatttgaattTCTTtggcttttattattattattatttttatctaGGAACCTTTAGCCACTACAGTACTAGTCATCAAAACTGTTGACATTAAAAACAGTCACTTCCTRATGAATGTTCCATCAGTATTATTCCACCATGTCAGATTGTAAAAAGGATCATGTAACATATGTTTATCTGAGTAAAAATGAATAATACATTGTGTAGTAGATGTTCTAACTTCTcactcataaaaaaaaaagtggaactAATCAATCAACACATGTTTTCCTTTGTACTTCTTTACGTAATATTATTCTTTAATgaattaaatgaaaaataaacattttcctcTACTGCTTTACCAACTCCAATCAACAGATGGCGATATGCGTCTTTCATGCGCCGTTGCTAGTGTGACGTATATTCTAGAGGACGGGACGCTTCTTCAACGAGAGCAACACGGCTACTGATTCAACCAGCTAACTGTAACGTGCTAGCCAACATACYACCGTAACATTGACGTTTTTTTTAGACCGTTTCGGGGAgttaaaaatacatgtatgtCGTATCCACTAGTTACCCCTTAattttcatatttacatttttattagtcAACTAGCTGTCTGGTTAAGTTAGCAGTAGCCTAGTCGCTAATgatatttagctaacgttacctcgcTAACAACCCTgaccatgagctcactaagcTACTCCCCCCCTATTGAAGAAGAAGAGGTCTgctggacagagaaagaggaggaagatgaggctGTAGAGgttgaggctgttacagtgaaagaggaggaggatgttactgtgaaagaagaggaggaagataaaAATGAAGAGGCTGTGTTGGgcgtgaaagaggaagaggaggaggaggaggagatgactatcacggtgaaagaagaggaagacgtttttgaggtgaaggagagggagatgactATCacggtgaaagaagaggaagacgtttttgaggtgaaggagggggagattactgtcacattggaggaggaagaggaggaggttggAGATCTGATTAACACCCGTGAGTACTATCTATCAGTgacacaaactctgcagttgttgaactaatGTTTGGTTTTAAATGGGGCATTCTACTWAAGTTCTACACTTAAATYTGTTGTTCAGTACTGTAGGAGTTGTTAAACTACACAGTAAGATGTGTGTAACGTCCAGAGTAGGGCCACCACCAAAACGTTCATTAACAATGGATCAAATGCATCCAATGACATTGACTGAAATTAGGACCGTCTCcgaccaacaacaaaaaatcttggCCTCCTGAaagtcaaaaaaatatatatatatcctataaatcacattggctacacatggcctgtctgcaacgaacttgaaacattgtttaAGCTATTAACTTGGGTCTGTCTGGaagcttgcaacattgtataaaagaTTCTGAGATTCTGATTCTGAGCCCCTCAGAGTTTTCAGTgccagtgagctcaggacagacacagctgtaagCTATTTGCATAaggataagaagcagtgcttgacttggcaGGAGCTCatcggagctgagtaccggcacctcatgTTCTTACTGCTTGATCTCCTGTTCCTCTCATAGATATTAGCtctaaagtattgtggagctcctgcacctaatataaacagtaccagcaacCAAATGAGTACCAGAACCTATTCCAGTCCAAGTCAAACACTATAAAGAAGTAATCAGTAGGTCTTTTTGACGTTTCTGCTGGATAgaatacatttttccctttcactctATGTGGTTATCGAAAGgaaagagctggaaagattttttcaaaaaaattgaggaactattgtaattctcaatggatgtaaaaacagactttgtttgaggtgaaagaaaacattactttgagaagctccacaggttaTTAGTGgtgtgagttaagacaatcagaaatattaTCAGATCCCCACATGGGCACACTTATATGCCTACAGTTTCGCGCAAGCCAGCgtattagaggtcgactgattaatcggcatggccgattttcaagtttcataacaatcgggTAATCAAgactttttggatgccgattattgCCGTTTACATTGCAaaccacgaggaaactgcgtggcaggccgAACACCTGTTACgccgagtgcagcgtcaaaaggaccttaTGGCtacaaggagccaaggtaagttgctagctagcattaaacttataaataacaatcaatcttcacataatcacttgttaactacacatggttgatgatattcaggttaactagcttgtcctgcgttgcatataaatcaatgcggtgcctgttaattatcgtcgaaatcacagcctacttcaacgccaaacgggtgatgatttcacaaaagcgcattcgcgaaaaaaagcataatgtttcacaaatgtacctaaccataaacatcaatgctttcttAAAAATTTACACAGaagtaatatattttaaaaacctgcatagtagttaaaataaattatgttAGCAGGCAAATATAAACCAGGGAAATttgtgtgtcacttctcttgcgttcaatgcaagcagagtcagggtatatgcaacagtttggctcgttgcaaactgtgtgaagaccataattaatttgccagaatgttaTATAATTTATGACATAAtgttgaaggttgtgcaatgtgacagcaatatttagacgtagggttgccacccgttcgataaaatacggaacggtttccgtatttcactgaaataataaacatttagttttgaaatgatagttttcCTGatatgaccatattaatgaccaaaggctcgtatttctgtgtttattatattataaattaagtctttgatttgatatgttgaTACAGCAGTCTAACTGAGTGGTGGTTGCCAGCAGCAGaatcgtaagcattcattcaaacagcacattactgcgttttgccagca
Above is a genomic segment from Salvelinus sp. IW2-2015 unplaced genomic scaffold, ASM291031v2 Un_scaffold6200, whole genome shotgun sequence containing:
- the LOC139026874 gene encoding small ribosomal subunit protein bS6-like — translated: MSSLSYSPPIEEEEVCWTEKEEEDEAVEVEAVTVKEEEDVTVKEEEEDKNEEAVLGVKEEEEEEEEMTITVKEEEDVFEVKEREMTITVKEEEDVFEVKEGEITVTLEEEEEEVGDLINT